The genomic region GACATACATATATCTCTTTGGCTTCAGCTTGATATTTCAAAAGCTGCATACTTCTGCCATATAATTTGTGATCATGTTGCGAATTGTAAGCTTCTgatgatatataaattacgCCAAACATCTGAATTGCATTGTGTTACTAACAAGTACCTGTTAATTAATGGCAAGTTTTCTTTTAGCACTGCTGCTGATGTTCTGAATGCTACGTGTTTCTTCTAGTTGTTCTAAATCTACAGTTTGGTCTGAATTGATGTTCCTGTGATACTGGCATGCATATGATTTTGCAGAGAACATTTGTGGGTGTTGATTTCTTTAGTGTATTTCAAGAGGTATACCTTCAGACAAACGATCCGCGTGTGTCTAATATTGTAAGATTCTCAGACGTCATAGGTGAGCTAAAAGTAGAGGTATGAAACTCACTCTcttcatatttctttatttagatGATCTGCCAAATTTCTGTACCAATGGATTCACATATGGATCAATTATTTACAAATCCTAGAATAACAATATACACTAGCTATTACAATTTGGGCAACACTTATCTACTGCAAATGTATCCGTCgtaactaatattttattttgattgtcTTACACTTAAGCATTACATGCCTCATATCACTTATTTATCAGTTTAAGGGCATTGATTCGCTCTTTTCTAACACATTTACGGTTTTGATTTGCATGCAAATGAAGATCATATCTCGATTTATGTCATATACTCATAAGACTGCTCTTCATTCTCTTAAATctttcctcttccttttttcattttgtacAGGCGGCAGCAGCTATTGAAAATGGGAAACggattattttcagattcgaCAGAGCAGCATTTTCACTGAGGTTTTTACCATTTAAGGTTCCATACCCAGTACCATTCAGGCTTCTTGGTGATGAAGCAAAAGGCTGGTTGGATACTACATACTTGTCTCCATCAGGAAACCTTCGCATATCAAGAGGAAATAAGGTAAACTACAGGACTTCAGTCATAGTGACTGAGCCTTCTCCATTTGTGTCTATACAGAACCTGTAGGCTGAAGTGTAAATGCTCAACTAAAGACACACAGCAATGTTTTGTATAGTGCAGGGCACCACATTTGTGCTGCAAAAGAGAACTGAACCGAGGCAAGCATTACTTGCAGCCATTTCAACAGGAACAAAAGTCAAAGAGGTAAAATCAGATCAAACATGTTCGGATTGCTAGCTTGTGCAGCATTCGGTTGCTCCTATCTGCATTGTTGTTCTTTACTTCTGATAACAGGCAATTGATGAGTTCGTAGAAGCAAATCAGAAGGTAGCGACAGATGAGATAGAACTTCTTGAAGGAGAATGGCAAATGATATGGAGTTCACAGGTGACTGGAGATAATTGTATCAGTTGAAATTCTTAATCTGTATGTATCACACTGTAACCCAAAATTGGGTTTTACTTTGTGCACTGCCCAACTAATCATATTCTCGTGCTGCAGACAGAAACAGATAGTTGGATAGAGAACGCTGGAAATGGCCTTATGGGCAAGCAGGTATACAATGAAAGTTGCAATTATTTGACACGGACAGCAATGGCTGCATCCCCTGGAGAAATCCTTTCACTTGAATGTAATCATCCGGGCTGATCATATCATTTGAATTTGACTTGCCTCTTTCTTTCTGGACTTGCTTTTTAgatcattaaaaagaatgggCAGCTGAAGTTCTTGGTTGACATCATATTTGGTCTCAGATTCTCCATGACTGGAACATATGAGTAAGCTTCACAATTCTTTAGTTTCATAAATTCATTTCTATGCCATGTGAAGGACAGCCATGCAAAAAGCTCTGttgaaaaagaacaagaaatttaTTTGTAGTTGACTGATACCTCGTATACATACGCCTAATTGCAGGAAATCAGGCACCAAGACATACAATGTTATTATGGATGATGCAGCAATAATCGGTGGCCCATATGGATTACCTGTAGAGATGGAAACTAAGATTAACATGGAGCTACTGTAAGATCAGACGTTCAATTTCAATCTACTTAATATACACTATCACGTATGCTGGCCTGCCATCCATGGAATAGTAAAATTGCTAATATAATGGCATATACATTGCAGGTATGCAGATGAAAAGATCAGAATCAGCAAGGGGTACAACAGTATTGTTTTTGTGCATGTGCGGACAGATGGAGgagaacaaaaataaaccaatCAACATTTCAACAATGAGACATAAGACCCATCACTATCCTGCCCTCTTATACCAGCCTGTGGCATATCCATGTACCATAGCCAAATCACATGTATATTTCAAATCTATCTTTTACatgaaaacataaattaatgCACTTCACGACTGGTCCAAGTCCAGCAAAAAGATATATCATGTAATTCGCATTATAATGTTACAGAATCAGGAACACAATCAGCAGAAGAGCAATGGTAGGCGCAGGCAATGCAAGTAACGCTATGATTCTGAAGCATATAAGTACAGGCCCCACATAACAGCATATCCTTGAGGTTATCAATCACTTTTGGTCATGATGCACTTATAAAGCCTAAGCCAACTGCCTGAAAGCAAATGATTCACACTGAGAGCTTCAACCGGATAGCCAACCAACTAGGTCTATGATACTTGGCCAACCAAATGTCAAAATGAAGATCACAACATTGCAAGGAAATAAGGAAGAAAAATGGCTATAATCCGCTAAAGTGAATAACCTAATATCAGCAAAAATTATAAGCTATTAGAAGTTGAGAGTACTTTCCTTACCACATGTTCAGGTGGTGGCTGAGCTGAAGGTAGAAGAGAACCACTATTT from Ricinus communis isolate WT05 ecotype wild-type chromosome 9, ASM1957865v1, whole genome shotgun sequence harbors:
- the LOC8267543 gene encoding probable plastid-lipid-associated protein 12, chloroplastic, whose product is MSMKLNGVSVNLGMQLNRQLPKHYNSGTLQPLKPQPKHLKPSYLYGSRKGIHVCQSSLVDEQQQISFTEHETHLIDALIGIQGRGKSASPQQLQDVESAVEVLEGLTGVPDPTNSSLIEGQWQLMFTTRPGTASPIQRTFVGVDFFSVFQEVYLQTNDPRVSNIVRFSDVIGELKVEAAAAIENGKRIIFRFDRAAFSLRFLPFKVPYPVPFRLLGDEAKGWLDTTYLSPSGNLRISRGNKGTTFVLQKRTEPRQALLAAISTGTKVKEAIDEFVEANQKVATDEIELLEGEWQMIWSSQTETDSWIENAGNGLMGKQIIKKNGQLKFLVDIIFGLRFSMTGTYEKSGTKTYNVIMDDAAIIGGPYGLPVEMETKINMELLYADEKIRISKGYNSIVFVHVRTDGGEQK